In bacterium, the genomic stretch TCGAGTGTGTGTTCGAATTGCTCATCGGTCTCGCCGGGGAAACCCACTATGATGTCGGTCGTGATCGCGATTTCGGGCGCTTGCTCGCGAAGTTTATTGACTATAATCTCGAATTCAGCGACGGTATAGACCCGCTTCATTATCTGCAGCATCTCATCATCTCCGGATTGAAGCGGGAGGTGGACATGCTCCATAACTTTGGAATTATCGGCAATCTGAGAAATCAGGTCATCGGAGAAATCACGCGGGTAGGGGGACATAAAACGAATACGTTCGATACTCTCGATCTCGGAAATACTCTTTAATAGTTGGGCGAATGGAACGCGTCCACCGAGTAGGTTCTTCCCATAAGAGTTCACCGTTTGTCCGAGAAGGGTAACCTCTTTGGCTCCTCGTTCAGCTAGAAGTCGAACTTCTTCTAAGATATCTTCCGTCGTTCGGCTTCGTTCTCTCCCACGGGTTGTCGGCACGATACAGAACGTACAAAACTTATCACACCCATATTGGATAGGCACAAACGCCTTCAGCTTGGCTACACGGTTTACTTTACGCTGAGGCACGTCGGTGACCACTCCGCCTTTGCGTTCTGGAAGTTCTAGCCGCAGCGCCATTCGCCGCGTTTGCCGAACGTCTTGAAGCAAAGCAGGAAGAGTTGAAATATTGGCGGTGCCGATGACGAAATCCACAAAAGGAGCACGCCTTTTAATTTCATCGCTCCGAAGCTGAGCCATGCACCCGCAAACGCCGATGATGAGATTTGGTTTGTCCATTTTCGCCAAACGAAGCTCGCCTAGAAGACTAAAGGCTTTATCTTCTGGTTTCTTACGCACGCTGCAAGTATTCAGAAGCACCAAATCAGCGTCTTCAACTGATGAGGCGGGTT encodes the following:
- the miaB gene encoding tRNA (N6-isopentenyl adenosine(37)-C2)-methylthiotransferase MiaB, whose protein sequence is MTFDMETTPKPKYKVVTWGCQMNEEDSEQMGLYLQEMGYEPASSVEDADLVLLNTCSVRKKPEDKAFSLLGELRLAKMDKPNLIIGVCGCMAQLRSDEIKRRAPFVDFVIGTANISTLPALLQDVRQTRRMALRLELPERKGGVVTDVPQRKVNRVAKLKAFVPIQYGCDKFCTFCIVPTTRGRERSRTTEDILEEVRLLAERGAKEVTLLGQTVNSYGKNLLGGRVPFAQLLKSISEIESIERIRFMSPYPRDFSDDLISQIADNSKVMEHVHLPLQSGDDEMLQIMKRVYTVAEFEIIVNKLREQAPEIAITTDIIVGFPGETDEQFEHTLDIIRRVRFDAAFMFSYSPRPGTKAAEFEDQVPNEVKSQRLQRLIELQNGISCEINASQVGNIYEVLVEGVSHKDKSRYSGFTRQNKTMNFKAGRELAGKIVKVRATESQLWGYYGELV